Genomic window (Lutra lutra chromosome 17, mLutLut1.2, whole genome shotgun sequence):
ACCCCAGCATGGGACTCCCAGGGGCAACTGGGTCCTGGGCCCGTTTGTATGCTTTGAAAGCCCATGGTGAGCACTGCTGAGTAACGTGGCACTTCCCACACTTGCTTGACCACAGAAACCCATTAAAATGCTCCCGGAGAGTGCCAGGGAAGGGGCCCAAGTTTACAGCGCGGGCTTTGGAGGTGGGAGGCCTGGTTGCattcctgactctgccacttgaGAGCCAGCACTCCTGTCCATCAAAGCCTCGGCTTCTCAAGCTTTGAAGCCTACAAAGCGGGGAGGATTGTGCTGACCTCTGTGGGTCAGGAGGAAGATCAAATGAAAATCTGGAGTGGGAAGCCCAGGAGTGTGCACAGGAAACATTCATTTGTGGTAGGCACTCTTATCGTCACAAACCCCACCCCAAGCCTTCCACCGAAGGGGGTTGCGTCCACTTCAACAAACCCATGCTGGGGACCTACTGTGTGCACAAGACTTACTGTGTGGTGATCAATGCAGACCTTGTCCGAGCCTACACAGTGCATGGTCTGGATGGTGGGGGGAGGACGGATGTGAATCGAAGGCTCATGTGGACCCATAATTTAGATACATACTTGGGCATGATAGGGCTGTCAAGGACACATGGGAAGGGGCTGTAAGAACGTCCCAAGGACACCTGATTTGAGCTGGGGCCTCCGGGAAGGCTTCCCCAAGGAAGCCTTTGAGCCAAGGTCCAAAGGATTAATCCATGTGAATGCAGTGAAGATACAGCAGGTGAAATgagctgagggagaagggaggaggctggTACAGGGGCAAAGAGGGGCCTGGactccagggcaggggtggggagaagtggcACACACGTTTTAAGAGAATGGGCAGGGCCCGCTTGGGGGCTGCTGGTGAGGGAGAAAAGGCTGATGTCAGGGATACCGGACTTTCTGGCTTGAAAATCAGGTTGGATGGGGTACCTCAACACTGCAAGCCagcacccccccaacacacatgccAATGGGCACTCCCTATCCCATGCTCTATCTTTCTCATGGCATTTCCTCAACATActagactttattcatttatcttagtGCCACCCTGCCCCCCGCAACTTCAGGAGGGCCAGGAGTTTTGTAGGTTTCACTGAGGAATTCCCAGAGCCTACCACAGGGCCTGACACTTGGTAGGTTAGAGATGAAGTGTgcggaaggaatgaatgaactggAAACTGTTGAGAACCAACACCCTCCTTGGGGCTCCTAAACCAGAAAACCTAAGCGAGGTAAAATGTCCTGCATATGGATGAGGATGATCATGCTAAGAATAATAACGAAAATAAAACTCATCACGGCGATCACTTCTCAAGCACCTtactctctcccccaccctttctTTTTGGTAACAGATTTTGTAACAGGAGCTCCCAGGTTCTGGGGGCGGAATAGGTGCTTTGACATCACCCTAAGGGCTTTAAAGTTTGAGTCATTTTATTCCACAGAAGAACCAACTTCCAAAATGCCAAGCACGCTACTACCTCCGGGCTTTGCACCTGttgttcctttccttctggaatgTGCTCcactcaccccccaccctgccttaaCCACAGGGCTAACTTCCTACAGTCTATTCCTTGAAAGGCTTTCCTCCACCATCCCTATTCTTTTCATGACTCTacggaagttttttttttttttccagattttatttatttacttgaaagagagtgagtgagagcacaagcagagagcacaagcatacCCAGGAGCggcagagggggaagtaggctgcccgctgagcagagagcccaaagtgggaattgactccaggaccctgggatcatgacctgagccaaaggcagaggcgtgatggactgaaccacccaggcgctcctctacGAAAGTTTTCTCTAGGGAACTTCTCACTAGGTAGTGGCGTATTTTTGTTTGACTCCCCTATAAGTTTCGCAAGGACAGGGAAACAGTGCCTGGAATACAATAGGCGCCTAATAAGTGTTTGTTGGAAGAGTACATGTCCCTCTCTGAGGCTGAGGTGCTGTTATAATGCCCATTTaataatgaggaaactgaggcacgcaGGGGATTGAGTCACTGGCTCCCACACCTAGTTAGTGGAGCAGGCGGGATTCAACCCAGGCAGTAAGTCTTTGGTACACGTCCAACAGTAGTAATTATCATAATTACTGCCTGCTGACTCTGTGCTATGCCTTAAGGTAAGCTTTAGCCGGAGCTGCCTCGCTCACTTCATGGAGGAGCGAGCCTGCGCCCAGcgaggcaggggcgggggcggggctcgaCCCGGGCCGTTGACCCGCCCTCGGCGCTCCCCAGGGCCTAGATCCGCGCTTTCCGCCGCGGCCCGCGTCTCCTCCCCCCCGGGGCCCGGCGCTCACCCCAGGGCCAGGGTCGGAGTGGTGCGCCCACAGCTCCGCCACCATCTCGGTATGCAGAAACTCGAACAGCGCCGCGTCCGCCATGCGCCGACCTCGCGCCCAACGACCGTCCAGCGCTTCGCGCTCTCATTGGCCTGGCTGGGCAAGCCCCGCCTCCTGCACCAGGTGCGAGCCCGCCCACCCCCGCGTCCATTGGTGTTTCAAGCTAGCCCCGCCTACCGGGCTCACAAGGTGCGCGCGTGAACCCGAGAGGCTTAGAAGGAGGGCCTCTTTTCATTGGCCACACGTGACAGCATCTCCGCCCTTCTCCTTCGTCTCCCGTCTATTTCCGGGTTGCCGAGCGTTTCCATTGGCCGAATCGCTGGTAACCTGAGACAAACCTCgcttttcaaaatttctattcGTCCACTCGCCGAGCAGCAGAATCCGGAAGCGCCCGCCCAGATGCTTTCCTATTGGTCCTACCTATACTCACGTGACTCTtcactccctccccccccccccacagctgGTTTTGGGGGTTTGCTTTCCTGGAGCGGCTCACGTGTTTGGCCGCCATGCCCGCTTCTACTACGGTAGAGACCGCGCGCTTCGGCTACGCTGCGGATCCTGCAGGCTCGGAGCTTCGGTAACCAGGTAAGGTGTTCGGTGATACCGCGCCCCCGCTCGTGCACCCTCCCCGGAGTCCAGCGGGGCTGTCACCCTTCCTATGACCCTGGCGCTGGTCCCTGAGCAGCTGGGGAGCCCGTGTGCTTCCGGATCTGACCCGGGCTCGGAGGAAGGTGTGGTGGGTGTGGCCTCTGCTAGGAGGCAGAATCGGAAAGAGCTGGGGTTGGGCTTCTGGGAGCTCCGGCCTCGGAGCCTGCATCTgtctggtcctcagtttccccgtcAGTGCACAGAAAGGGTGGCGGGTCCATTATGTCTGGCAGCAGGGATGATGAGCCGGTTTGCAGAAGAGGAAGCTGGGGCCCAGGCAGGGAACGCAGATGGCCCCAAAGCGCTCGGCCAGTCAGTGGAGGGGTTGGGAATCCGGAACCTGCGCCTTTTAACCACCGCCAGACGCCTCTCATGCGGTCCCTTCGCCCCTCTTCTCCCTAGTTCGGCGCCATGGCGTCCCAGGGTCGTCGGCGGAGGCCGCCGCGGAGGCCCGAGACGGTGGTGCCGGGGGAGGCGGCCGAGACGGACTCGGAGCTTTCTGCGTCCTCGTCGGAGGAGGAGCTGTACCTGGGCCCCTCGGGCCCGACGCGCGGCCGCCCCACGGGACTGCGGGTGGCGGGGGAAGCCGCGGAAACCGACTCGGACTCGGAGCCGGAGCCGACCGCCGCGCCGGGGGACCTGCCTGCGCTGGTGGTGCAGCGGGATACTGCCGGGGAGGCTTGGGGCGCGGAGGAGACCCCGGCGCCGGCCCCTGCGCGCTCGCTGCTGCAGCTCCGGCTGGCCGAGAGCCAGGCGCGGCTGGATCACGACGTGGCGGCCGCGGTGAGCGGCGTGTACCGTCGCGCTGGCCGCGACGTGGCTGCCCTGGCCAGTAGGCTCGCGGCCGCCCAGGCGGCAGGGTTGGCGGCGGCCCACAGCGTGCGCCTGGCTCGGGGAGACCTCTGCGCGCTGGCCGAGCGGCTGGACATCGTGGCTGGCTGCCGCCTGCTGCCCGACATCCGCGGCGTTCCGGGGACCGAAACTGAGCAAGACCCGGGACAGAGGGCCTAGCGGGAAGCCACTACCCGCCTGACACTGCGCCCTGAGGGTAGTCCTCAAGGCCTCTGGGACCTGGTCCTGTACCCTGTGTAGCTCCCCTGCGCATCTTGCTGTCACCCTCCGGGCGAGCCTCGCCCCCTGGATAATGCCGCGTGGTGGGGGGTACGGGATGGGAGTGGTAATATTGTGCGGTTCTACCCTGACTTTAGCATCTGGTtccaacccccagcccctggccctgtCTGTTCCCTGGTTCCAAGCCTGTCCCTGAGGCTTGgctccagcccctggtaaccagtAGTTCTTGATCTTTCTGCGTCGTAGGGTCTCacctctctgtgctctgcctttcTTGACTTTGGGTTCTACTCAGGGGCCGGTTCTTGCTTCCCGCAGGAGCCCCAGAATCTGGTgcatcctccttccctctcttggcTCTGCCTCTGGTCCTAGACGCACCTCTGAAATTTTGTACCCCCttaccccccactcccccaccggCTGGGCCCTGGCCCACGTTCCATCTCCTGGTCCTGGTTCTGCTGTCTCCTCGCTTGCAGTCCCTGGGCTTAGTTCCTCTCCTGGACCCCATCCCTTTTCCTGAGTCCAGCTGTAGCTTTAGGATCAGTTTTGTGTCTTTTGCCTTCCTCCTTCTGCTTATACTACTTACCGGATGATGAGCTTTACAGACACCCACCCATGGTTTCCTTCATCAGGTGGAAGGTGAGGCCCCCTCCTGACCCAAGGGAGTCCTCCCAATTTTCCAGGCCCAAGAGAGCACCTTCAGCAGTCCCACTAGACCAAGTTGTTATGTCGTCCCCACCCTCCTAGCCAAGGTGGCATTTTGTGTCCAAGTTCTAGATGCAACATGGGTCTCCTCTTGACTCTCCAGGCTGGCAGTGGCACTCAGGGCCTGATGGATCTTCTTGGTGCTTTCTGACCCCGATTGGCAGATAAGGACCACACACACAAAGTGTCTGTTCCCAAGGTTGGCGGCTGGAGGCTACAGGGACTTGGATTTCTGGCTCAGCTCAGGGTCTGGGGTTAGCAGACTCTCTGCCCTCTCTTctttccccagccctggcccctaAGTCTCATTCACATTTATCTGCCTCCCGCACTTTGTAATCCCAACCCAAAGCTGAGATCTGAGCCCCATCCCCATAGAGAAGTAAAGAAGGATGCTCTATGTCGTCTCATTAAAACTCAAAACACTTACTGCTATGGAGAATTTGTCTTGTCTCCCCACCTAAGCGGGGTAGGTTTGTTGAAGATTTCTCTGAGAATGGGGGCCCTGGGAGATCTCTCCTACCGGGCCTATTAAAGGTAAGGCTTTAGCCGGGAAATCGGGACCCCCTAGTTTTTTTTGCCTGGGTTCTGCATTTACTCACATTCTGTTAACTCAGCACACAGTTACCGAGCATTTGCTCTGCTCCTTGtcctgtgctaggcactggggggggggggggggggggggggggggggtccagcagccagcccaggccctcacagagcttacagcCCACTGCGGGAGACAGACATTAATAAAATAGTCTCCTAAATAAATGGGTAGTTTTCATAATTGCAGTGTACACTTGAGCTGTGATTTTTCTGGCACCATGTTGGGTGCCCTGAAGAGTTGTGTGAGGGCAGAGCCGAGATCTCTCTGACCTTGTCTGGGCAGATGGGAGGAGGACACGTGGCTTTGCCAAGGAAGTGGTGCGTGAGTGTGAGCTGAGCCCTGATGCTGTAAACAGGTGAAACTGGATTGAGTGGAGAAGAGTTtccagggagggggaagggggggacATCATGTGCAAAGCCCCTGAGTCAGAAGGGAGCATAACCTATTTAACAGAAGAAGGTGGCCGTGTTCTGTTGGAGAGAGCGGTAGGGCAGGGGTGGCAAGCAGGTGGGGTGAGTGGTGTTCCCAGCAGAGGCCAGATGaggctgggctttttttttttttttttttttttgacagagtgagagaacacaagtaggcagagagagaggaagggaagcagactccctgctgagcagagagcccaattcggggcttgatctcaggaccctgggatcatgacctgaaccaaaggcagaggctttaacccactgagccacccaggcacccctaggctgGGCTTTTAAACCAGGTGAGGACTCAGCTTCTATCAAACAAGCAGAGAATGGTGCCACCGAGTATGTGTTTCGTGAAGGAGATTGTTGGACTGTGCTTCTGTAGGGTGCCTGCCTTGGggaaaaatacccagaaatgcTGGTTTAGAAATGAACTAGgacgcctgggtagttcagtcagttaagtgtctgcctttggctcaggccacgatcccagggtcctgggaccgagtcccatatagggttccctgttcagcggggagcctgcatctccctctccctctgcccctccactcgtgctcgctcactctcaaataaataaaatctctaaaaataaaataaacatcctcTAAATGTGCAGTGGAGCTCAGAAGAGAGCATGGGAAGTCTCCTCAGCCCAAACTGCAGAAGGAGCTTCAGACTGGGGGCCCTGACAATATTTGTCCATAGCAGAGACCCAGGGCCTTGGAATTTCATGGCTGCCAGACCCTGGGCCAGGCTAATCAGAGGGAAGCAGAGACCCCTACGTAAAACTCGGTCTCTCAGAGATCCACCTCCCATGAGAGCCTGTGGTAGAAAAAAGGCTGATTGGTACCATCGAGGCACACCCAGGAAGCTTGCCCATCTCCGCTTAGGCTCCGGGTGGAGGGAATGTTTCCTCGAGGACTTTGCCACCACCCGCTTGACCGGGCTATAGATTTACCGCTGCGGAACAGGCCAGGAAACCCCCAGCATAGAAACCAACTGAAGGTGAGCTCTGGCTGAAGCCAGGGGACCCATCCCTAAGTGGCCTTGTGGTGAGATAGAGCAGGTTCAGGTCACCCAGATTTCAGGACACGATCGAAAACTGCAAAGCACACCTGAGGATAACGTGATGAGCTAGTCTGGGtggctgcttcccttccccagatCTCCCCTTGGAGAATCTGGAAGAAAGCAAGTGTCCCGTTTGTGTGCTAAGTGTGCAGACAGCCAGCAGATGGGGGTAAGATAAGCCTAAGGCCAGAGGTCTATCTATGGGATCCATTTGGAACGCCTCAAAGGGCGGCGTGGGCCCTGCAGGGTTACCTGAGCATGCTGCTCTCCCCTGGGAATTTGGTGCAATTCACAAAAGGTGCACCAGGAAATGATGTGGTCAGAAATGTGGCTGCGACAGCAGAACAGCTCCTCTGCAGCTCCTTTGCTGTTTGTCATTGGCAcacaggtcctgggatctgccaTTGGTCGGTGCAAGCCAGAAGGTCAAAAGAAACAGGGCCATAGGGGCCAATGCATAATCCGACCCGTAATTGCTCAGCACCCTTTGGCATCCGTTTGGTTCAGATCTCACGGCATTTGCCTGACTGTGAGTTTAGCCGCCTTATCGACTCTGTCCTCCCTGGAGATACAGTGTTCAGGGTCCTCAGTCCAGGCTTCCCAGGGCACAGTAGAAGGGAGGGGACTAGCCTGCAAGAGGGCAGCGTTACTATTCCCACTGGCAATGGGAGTCCCAGCAGAGATTAAGAATCtgtgggatttaaaaataaataaataaataaataaataaaatttaaaaaaaaatctgtgggattggggcacatgggtggctcagtcggttaagcctctaccttcagctcaggtcattggtcctggggtcctgggattgagtcccgcacccagctcccagctcagtgggaagcctgcctctccctctccctctgtccctccacctccttgtgctcgctctctctcaaataaatgaaatcttaaaaaaaaaaaaaaaaaagcatccgtGGGATTTCCACATGTGCCGGCAGCATGGCGGACTCTGAAAACGCAGCCGGAGTTGGTGTGGATGGTGGCCgttttctcttcttccactgTGTGAGCTTCAGGGAGAGCTCTGGGCTCAGCGCCGGGAGGGTCAGAGAGTAGCTCTCTGCTTCCAGGCCTCTGTGCGGGGTGACTGTGCCGGGCCAGCTCTGCTGTCCTGCCACTTCATCTGCAGGAGCCCTCCCGAAATAGAAGCAGGTCTAGGGGGTCTGCGCAGGGCTAAGAGGTCCTGTGGTGGCCCGGAGACCCTTGGTACCATTGGCAAGTGTGGACGGAACAGGGACCCCCAGCCGGGAGGGATAGGAGAGAGCTGGGTGTCAGGGTCACAGCCCGGGAAGATGATGGTGAGGCCGTGGGTCACCCGTGGTCTGCCAGCGGAGCGGAGGGCATTGTGTCCCGTGAACTTGAAAGAGGGCAGGCGCTGCCTCGGGAGCATAGAGGCAACGGGGACTCTATGGGGGGAGTCCCCGCTTTGTCAGGGTTCCCGCTGGCAGGCCGAAGCTGTGCCTGATGCCACAGGGTCTGACACGAGACGTGGGCTCAGGACACACCCGGGAGAAGCTTGTCCAAGAGCACCCGCCGCCCTTCCACCAGCCTCCCAGTAGCCTAGGTGAAAAGGTTTGTCACAGTCAGGGAGGCTGAGAGCTGGGGCTGTGAACGAGGCTCATTTTCAAGTTTCAAAGGCGAGGCTCATTTTCAAGTTTCAAAGGCGGTCCCTGCCACCAAGGGCCGGTAAATGGGCTGTGAGTAGCATCTGGGAGGAGGGCACATAAAGGTTTGGCAGGGGCAGCAAACATAGCCTTCCGGGGGCGGCAGTCCCGAGCTTCCCCTGGAGAGTTACAAAGCAGCTGTTTTGGTATGGGGAGAGGGATGGACAGAATTTGGGGGTGAGTTTTTGAGCGCTCTGAGACATCTCGGGGCCGAAGCAGGTGACAGCGGTTTGTGCCCACCAAAGGTCAGGTCTGGAGGCGTGATGGCCTCGTTCAGCTAGTGCATCGAGGAGGACAAGGGGGTCTAAAGTCGACCTGCCTAGTCTTGATTGCAGGGTACGAGGTCTTCAGTACATGGAACAAAGGGGGGCCCcgggggctcagtcggtggagagtccaattcttgatttctgctcgggttatgatctcagggtggtgggatcgagcccctcagcAGGAGCTCAGTGCCAAGCCTGCTtgtgcctttccctctgcttctcccccgccGCCTCTCCCtatctataaaatacataaaatactctcaaatacataaaatacttatctagagcctgggtggctcagtgagttaaagcctctggctttggctcaggtcatgatctcggggtcctgggatggagccccacattgggctccctgctcagtggggagcctgcttcctcccctctctctctctctgcctacttgtgatctctgtcaaataaataaataaaaatcttttaaaaatatgtatctatattgaACAAGGGAGGTGAAGGCTTGGGTAAAGGCTACAAAGTCTAAGGCAGCTTTAAAGAATTGGGAAAATCCGGGGGAACGCTCACAGCACCCCCAAGGGATGCAAGGCCATGTTCCGGCATCCCCCCCTAACGTGGACGCAAAGAGAAATCTCAAGCTGGGAGGCAGCGGGCTGGGAAGAGAGCTGCCCGGACAAGGATCCAGGTGACAATGGTGGCTGGGATCCGGGCCACAGGGTCCCCGGAACGTCGCCCATTCCGTGCTCTTTGGTCTTATAACTGGTGGATTTGATTCTCTCCTGGATCAaatattccttcctttttcataGGCGAGATTGGGGTACCACCGGGCGAAGAAGTAAAGATCAGGACATCGTGTTCTAATAGTCTTGTGGGGTCAATTCCTTATTCTGTACACgtggttggggagagggagagtgggaaggagcagggagacaGTCCCCCGTGAGAAAGCTTCATTTCTTCCCCAGGCAAGGCCGTCTGGGTTCCGCACTTAGCAGTCCTCCAGCTGTTTGTGTATGTGCCCATAGACTAGTCCTGACCTTTTCACCccctaagaatttattttattatttatttaattttgtattttccccccaagattttatttttaagtaatccctacccCCCAAGTGGGACTGAACACAACTCCCAGATCaaaagagtcacgtgctctaccgagtgagccagcctcccacccccaactggGACCTATTTTAAGGCTGAGTCCTCTTCAGAGGAGTTTACCTGGGCCTCTATCTGGGAGAAGTAGGAGGTTGGAGGCTCCGCGTGAGGGCAGGACTGATAACcgtatttattataatatatggTGCCATCGCATTTACGGAACACAGCTCTACCAGAATGATGATTTGCAGGGTGAGGAGACGGAAAGACCACCAAGGCCTGGTGGGGCGTAAGAAAGGCCCGAGCATCTCAGGGGGCCCGAGAGAGGCAATGCAACAGGTTGTCCGGAGACTTTGCCGGCGCGGCTGAAATTCGAGGTGGAGGCTGGACATGAGTGCCTCCGGCCAGCAGTAGAAGAAGTTGCACCAGCGCCCATCTAAGTTAAGtagcaggggctggggtgggactgTGCTTGGCCCACAGAAGAGGGAGCATGGACTCTCCGAGGGCTCTGGGGTCCCTGAACATCATTAGTtaagtttccttttgtttccagtGCAGGATGTTGTTTGCCCAGTACCTTGGCCTCGgccaagaagaagagagggagggagcatgagcaggagggaggggcagaaggagagggagaagcagattccccgctgagcaggactctgggatcctgacctgaaccacccaggcgccccttgacctTGACTTCTTGCCATATCCGCAGTGGTCTTGACCCAAGTAGGTGAGGCTCTGCAGTTGACAGGAGACACGGGTGAACTTTGAGTCACTCCTGGGGccaacttctgtttttctgaggACGCAGCCTGCCAGGCCAGCACCACTgacttttaattcctttttcttcctgctccCCTGCAAGCTGTTTTCAAAGAATCGAGAAACAGCGTCTGTAACAGCCCTGAGAGATGGTGGAGATGGTCCGGCCTGGCCAGCCACGCTAGTTTGGATTTGCCTCCTTATAACAGGGGCAAGATTTCCAGCTAAAGCCGAAACAAGACAATGCCTGTGTTGGGTTTCTAAGTGTAACACAGTGTTTCTGAGAAGCCTGTATAACATGTCTGCAAAGGCTGGGGGTGCTGGCCTTCTGGGGGTCCACAACTGAACCCCCTGCCAGGCTCACCTTTGGGGGGGAAAGGCCTCTAGAATCAGTCCTCAGGCCTTGCCCCAGGGCGCCCACCTGTGTCACTTCCTGCTCACCTGGAGGAGGGCTGAGAGgggctctgggcctctgtttccccaggGTGGGGAGTTTTCTCCAGGAGGTCTTGGCCTATAACCACAGACTAATCATGGGTTTTTTACACCACGTAAGGAAGTGCCCCCAGAAGGACACCCCGTAAAAGCCAGTCAAGCTCCCGAAGAGCGGGTTACAAATGACCACGAATCTCTCCAACTTTCCAGGTTAGGTGGCGTCTTCCGACAGTGGGAGGAAAGGGGCTCTCGTACTTTAAAAGGTCTgctgctgggcacctgggtggctcagtgggttaaagcctctgccttcggctcaggtcatgatctc
Coding sequences:
- the BLOC1S3 gene encoding biogenesis of lysosome-related organelles complex 1 subunit 3, which translates into the protein MASQGRRRRPPRRPETVVPGEAAETDSELSASSSEEELYLGPSGPTRGRPTGLRVAGEAAETDSDSEPEPTAAPGDLPALVVQRDTAGEAWGAEETPAPAPARSLLQLRLAESQARLDHDVAAAVSGVYRRAGRDVAALASRLAAAQAAGLAAAHSVRLARGDLCALAERLDIVAGCRLLPDIRGVPGTETEQDPGQRA